In one Nicotiana tomentosiformis chromosome 6, ASM39032v3, whole genome shotgun sequence genomic region, the following are encoded:
- the LOC138893460 gene encoding secreted RxLR effector protein 161-like translates to MYRGIIGSLLYLIASRPDIMFSVGLCTRFQSNPKESHLKAAKRILRFLKGTQDLVLYYPLGDNFDLIAYVDTDYAEYLVDRKRTSGMAHFLGSFLISWDTRKQNSVALSTVDTHDDYRVVYAVHAGKRGKAYTCKIRQGT, encoded by the exons ATGTATAGAGGGATTATAGGGTCACTCTTGTATCTGATTGCAAGTAGACCAGACATTATGTTCAGCGTGGGTCTTTGTACAAGGTTTCAATctaatccaaaggaatctcatctgaaggctgccaaaagaatattgagatttcttAAAGGAACGCAGGACCTGGTTCTTTACTATCCCTTAGGAGACAACTTTGACCTTATTGCGTATGTTGATACTGATTATGCAGAATATCTGGTGGACAGGAAAAGAACGTCTGGAATGGCACATTTTTTGGGTTCCTTTCTAATCTCATGGGatacaaggaagcaaaactcgGTGGCACTCTCAACT gtagacacgcatgatgATTACAGAGTGGTTTATGCAGTGCATGCTGGTAAAAGGGGTAAAGCTTACACTTGCAAGATCCGTCAGGGAACTTAG